Part of the Pirellulales bacterium genome, AATTTTCCGCCGCGCCTAAAAAGCAATTGATCCCCATTAGCGGCGGGCAAAGCACCGGCGACCCCTGCGAAGCCAGGTCGCACCACGGCTTCAACGGGAACGAGCAGGAAGTGGTGACGCAAATCGCGAATTGGATTACCGCAAAATAGTTTGACCTACACTTGCATGGGGCATTCATCTCGACGGAAACGAATCGGAGGCGCCGGCCCATGGCCAAGTTTTACAACGAACTGAACGACATGCTGCGCGAATTCATCGCCGCGCAACACATGTTCTTTAATGCGTCGGCGCCCAACCAGGGCCGCTTGAACATGTCGCCCAAGGGGCTCGATACGTTCCGGATTCTCAGCGATCGTCGGGTCGCATATCTCGACCTCACCGGCAGCGAGTGCGAAACTGCCGCTCACCTAGCCGAAAACGGCCGGCTGACGCTGATGTTTTGCAGCTTTGACGAAAAGCCGCTCATTTTGCGGCTGTATGGCCGTGGATGGGTCGTTCATCCGCGCGATGAGCAATGGGCCGAGCTGCGGCCAAATTTCCC contains:
- a CDS encoding pyridoxamine 5'-phosphate oxidase family protein; the protein is MAKFYNELNDMLREFIAAQHMFFNASAPNQGRLNMSPKGLDTFRILSDRRVAYLDLTGSECETAAHLAENGRLTLMFCSFDEKPLILRLYGRGWVVHPRDEQWAELRPNFPDLPGARQIIVLDIESIMTTCGFAVPRYEFLGQRATLNEFVCKMGDQKMDEYRRQKNQTSIDGLPTLLFEDAPQQV